One region of Peribacillus simplex genomic DNA includes:
- a CDS encoding helix-turn-helix transcriptional regulator — translation MTNVEKLKQYIPMVHFIANIMGENCEVVLHDVTNPDHSIIEIVNGHVSERKINSPITDLALKILKDESYKDRDYICNYKSRSKKNKTLRSSSYFIKDEMNKIIGMICVNMDISDVINARNILDQFIMIDKPKNDPIESSKPTFDTHLFENFEENIEELLLSLIKGVLAEYDIPPERMSSQEKIEVVKILNEKGAFLLKGGVSEVAKYLDVSEATIYRYLNKIK, via the coding sequence GTGACAAATGTAGAAAAGCTGAAACAGTATATTCCAATGGTGCACTTTATTGCTAACATAATGGGGGAAAATTGTGAGGTTGTTTTACACGATGTAACAAACCCTGATCATTCCATTATTGAAATAGTGAATGGACATGTTAGTGAAAGAAAGATTAATAGTCCCATTACGGATCTTGCTTTGAAAATATTAAAAGATGAAAGTTATAAAGATCGAGATTATATCTGCAATTATAAAAGTAGATCAAAAAAGAATAAGACGCTCCGTTCTTCGAGCTATTTTATTAAAGATGAAATGAACAAAATCATTGGCATGATTTGTGTTAACATGGATATTTCCGATGTTATAAACGCTCGCAACATTTTGGATCAATTCATCATGATTGACAAACCCAAAAATGATCCTATAGAGTCATCAAAGCCTACCTTTGATACACATCTTTTTGAGAATTTCGAAGAAAATATTGAGGAACTTCTTTTATCTCTTATTAAAGGGGTTTTAGCAGAGTATGACATTCCACCTGAACGGATGTCATCGCAAGAAAAAATAGAAGTGGTCAAAATACTGAATGAAAAGGGAGCATTTTTACTTAAAGGCGGCGTAAGCGAGGTAGCCAAATATTTAGACGTATCCGAAGCCACTATTTATAGATATTTAAATAAAATCAAATAA
- a CDS encoding RidA family protein, translated as MKNAISTNNAPSAIGPYSQAVKMGDFLFVSGQLPINPSTNEMPESVAEQTKQSLENVKAILEAAGSDLQHVLKTTVFLKDMNTFTKMNEVYQSYFTENYPARSAVEVARLPKEALVEIEVIACVPNNK; from the coding sequence ATGAAAAACGCTATTTCAACGAACAATGCACCAAGTGCCATTGGACCTTATTCTCAAGCAGTAAAAATGGGAGACTTTCTTTTTGTTTCTGGACAACTTCCGATTAACCCAAGTACAAATGAAATGCCGGAATCCGTTGCAGAACAAACGAAGCAATCATTAGAAAATGTAAAAGCCATTCTAGAAGCTGCTGGAAGTGATTTACAACATGTCTTAAAAACAACTGTATTTTTAAAAGATATGAATACGTTTACGAAAATGAATGAAGTATATCAATCGTACTTTACTGAAAATTATCCGGCTAGAAGTGCAGTAGAGGTTGCTCGCTTACCAAAAGAGGCTTTAGTGGAGATCGAAGTCATTGCATGTGTACCAAATAATAAGTAG
- a CDS encoding MFS transporter: MTNQNNNKKKWFTLAVLILGGGTVFKLPWLKDAFYIPMMDYFHLTHTQIGFTLSVYAFIQTFGYLISMYVADRFSKKKLMPVALIGIGGTGFYLTTFPSYYEILVIWGLFALFAEIAFWPVLIKSVRLLGDSNEQGRMFGYLEAGRGIVDTVIAFAALGIFKWLGEGVAGFRGAILFFSITMIVIAIILYFLLEEDEIKEVDEQGEKVNKNKVALKGALKAIKMPEIWVVAFTIFSVYSVYIGLTYFVPFLKDIYGVPVALIGVYGIINSYGLKMLGGPIGGFLADKKFKSPSKYLRVAFAASIIGMIIFILLPHQHLNVYVGVTFTLAYGAIIFSQRAVFFAPIEEVGIPREISGAAVSIACLVGYAPSMFAFTLYGSMLDRSPGMEGYRHVFLTMIAFAVIGLLISSYLVKIVNKKKELQQNLEGNQFNA, encoded by the coding sequence TTGACTAATCAAAATAACAACAAAAAAAAATGGTTTACGCTTGCCGTATTAATTCTGGGTGGAGGAACGGTCTTTAAACTCCCTTGGTTAAAAGATGCTTTTTATATCCCTATGATGGATTATTTCCATTTGACACACACACAAATTGGTTTTACCCTGTCTGTTTACGCTTTTATCCAGACCTTTGGTTACCTCATATCTATGTATGTAGCAGATCGATTTTCCAAGAAAAAGTTGATGCCGGTTGCTTTAATTGGGATTGGAGGAACGGGATTTTACTTGACAACATTTCCAAGTTATTACGAAATATTAGTCATTTGGGGACTTTTCGCATTATTTGCAGAAATTGCTTTTTGGCCCGTCTTGATTAAATCTGTAAGATTACTAGGGGATTCAAATGAACAGGGGAGAATGTTTGGATACCTAGAAGCAGGAAGAGGAATCGTAGATACTGTAATAGCGTTTGCTGCCCTTGGAATCTTTAAATGGTTAGGAGAAGGGGTGGCAGGTTTCAGAGGTGCCATCCTCTTCTTTTCGATTACCATGATTGTGATTGCTATTATTTTGTATTTCCTCCTTGAAGAGGATGAAATTAAAGAGGTAGATGAGCAAGGCGAAAAAGTTAACAAAAATAAGGTAGCATTAAAAGGTGCTTTAAAAGCGATAAAAATGCCAGAAATATGGGTAGTTGCATTCACTATATTTTCAGTATATTCCGTTTATATTGGTTTGACGTACTTTGTTCCATTCTTAAAAGACATCTATGGAGTACCTGTTGCTTTAATAGGGGTATATGGGATCATTAACTCATACGGTTTAAAAATGTTAGGCGGACCTATAGGGGGATTCTTGGCTGACAAAAAGTTTAAATCTCCATCAAAATATTTGCGGGTGGCTTTTGCAGCATCTATCATTGGAATGATTATCTTTATTCTGTTGCCACATCAACATCTGAATGTTTATGTTGGCGTAACCTTTACACTCGCTTACGGTGCCATCATCTTTTCACAAAGAGCGGTATTCTTTGCTCCTATTGAAGAAGTAGGAATCCCAAGAGAAATAAGTGGTGCCGCAGTTTCTATTGCCTGCTTAGTAGGATATGCTCCTTCCATGTTTGCCTTTACTCTATATGGAAGCATGTTAGATCGATCACCAGGAATGGAAGGATATCGACATGTCTTTTTGACCATGATTGCATTTGCAGTTATCGGTTTACTTATTAGTAGCTATTTAGTAAAAATCGTAAACAAGAAAAAAGAACTCCAACAAAATCTGGAGGGCAACCAATTCAATGCTTAA
- a CDS encoding sugar phosphate isomerase/epimerase family protein, which yields MKIGLETESFHLQFITGRMDIFGFIRKTAELGLDGVMINIVPWPGLPGIGTLESFEPEYLDKVKKEIQKYGFFAEIDTNGTDPKHLTEVIEAAHRIGADVIRTYTCMGEYDPGRLRRAPEDIKQIVPLLKKYRIKLAVENHEEELTDEVIQIIKEVNSPWVGAHCDFGNAMMAWEDPVDAVRKLAPYAFTTHFKDHIIVHDGEDYRVCGVPAGTGNIDLEESFKILIENSMLTRINVEMCFPYAIHFKREPGTGGVFAVGEGAFKVEQSPYDLNVIKPLDYYYPPAELLEQMIEDQEKGAEQSVRYALALRDKYCR from the coding sequence ATGAAAATTGGATTAGAGACAGAAAGCTTTCACTTGCAGTTTATTACAGGTCGAATGGATATTTTCGGTTTTATCAGAAAAACAGCCGAATTGGGATTAGATGGAGTCATGATCAATATTGTTCCATGGCCAGGGTTGCCAGGAATTGGTACATTAGAATCATTTGAACCGGAATACTTAGACAAGGTGAAAAAAGAAATTCAAAAGTATGGATTTTTCGCTGAAATCGATACAAATGGAACCGATCCGAAACATCTAACCGAGGTCATTGAGGCCGCGCATAGAATTGGAGCGGATGTCATTCGTACGTATACCTGCATGGGAGAATATGATCCAGGCAGATTGAGAAGAGCTCCCGAAGATATTAAACAAATTGTACCATTATTAAAGAAATATAGAATCAAGCTTGCTGTTGAAAATCACGAGGAAGAGTTAACGGATGAAGTGATTCAAATCATAAAGGAAGTCAACAGCCCTTGGGTTGGTGCTCATTGTGATTTCGGGAATGCAATGATGGCATGGGAGGACCCGGTTGATGCTGTAAGAAAATTAGCACCATATGCCTTTACAACTCATTTTAAGGATCATATTATCGTCCATGATGGCGAAGATTACAGGGTATGTGGCGTACCTGCTGGGACTGGTAATATCGATTTGGAAGAATCTTTTAAAATATTGATTGAGAATTCAATGTTGACTAGAATCAACGTTGAAATGTGCTTCCCGTATGCCATCCATTTTAAGAGAGAGCCTGGTACAGGTGGAGTCTTTGCAGTAGGAGAAGGAGCATTTAAGGTGGAACAATCTCCTTATGATTTAAATGTAATTAAACCATTGGATTACTATTATCCGCCAGCAGAACTTCTAGAACAAATGATTGAGGATCAAGAAAAAGGTGCAGAGCAATCAGTTAGATATGCACTTGCATTAAGGGATAAATACTGCCGCTAA
- a CDS encoding SpoIID/LytB domain-containing protein: MKKVRYRIWMFVTLVLMLFLLPEISVKAASDPIIKVKLKGYLGNKSEITVEPEVTYTTNLANVKLESNKKYTLRVSGTEIVVLLDSKELGKASEIEVKPETGNGPLSINGRTYLGSFRFIMEDGKFIRPYNSIGLEDYLKGVVPAEMPALWNQEALKAQAVAARTYAMSYINRTPDDTVSFQVYGGYAWHGNSTKAVNATEGQVIGYGDKQQHIGSDALFYSSNGGKTESNKNVWGGTERPYLMVKNDPYDPQTAWSFSVKKHQIDLTNLDLTKADTWWANTKEAEQTQEISNIRAWLQSNGYTGKDIKITAVPILTLQAPTSSGRVSKGSITIEFMVKEKGKALQQSVILEDVAASKIRDIIGLSFMKSFLIEKVDTAKDTINVSGKGFGHGVGLSQYGAKKAGEQGYTYREILAFYYEGTSLKQAYEPEPEEVEPVKPEPAPVIPTPIPTPVPDPAPKDETAPTINNIKTYYDTKTNQVKLTFDTNEKANVTVEVKDEKEDVVASLVKGDERPSGLQLAVWDASRVSNGSYTFEVRTIDSSNNSSSVSVPFALTKPDTTAPVINNTNTSYDSKTNKVFLKYETNEKSKVTVQVKDTKGKILATTINNTEKNAGIQWTSWNVSKVSNGKYSFEIATIDSNQNKSSATVTFTLTKPDTTSPSIKNIKTSYDSKTNKVDLKYEINEKAKVTVQVKDAKGKTVATLTNNTNKNAGVQSASWDVSKVSNGKYTFTITAIDPSKNKRATTTSYTLNKPAAKNMTGRVNATKLNVRSKPSTSGKVLGSLKKNQTVTVITNSSSWYKIKYGKETGYVYGKYLTNVR, encoded by the coding sequence ATGAAAAAGGTACGGTATAGAATATGGATGTTTGTTACACTCGTTCTCATGCTATTTTTGCTTCCGGAAATATCAGTTAAGGCGGCATCCGATCCAATCATTAAGGTTAAATTAAAAGGCTATCTTGGTAACAAATCTGAGATTACCGTCGAACCGGAAGTCACGTACACTACGAATCTAGCAAATGTAAAACTAGAATCGAACAAGAAGTATACGTTGAGGGTCAGCGGTACGGAAATTGTTGTGCTGTTAGATTCAAAAGAATTAGGCAAAGCTTCTGAGATTGAAGTGAAACCTGAAACAGGGAACGGTCCACTTTCGATTAATGGCCGTACATACTTAGGTAGTTTCCGTTTTATTATGGAAGATGGGAAATTCATCCGTCCGTATAACTCGATTGGTCTTGAAGATTATTTAAAAGGGGTTGTTCCAGCTGAAATGCCCGCTTTATGGAATCAGGAAGCCTTAAAGGCACAGGCTGTAGCAGCAAGAACCTATGCAATGAGCTACATCAACAGAACGCCCGATGACACAGTGAGTTTCCAGGTATACGGTGGCTATGCTTGGCACGGAAATTCAACAAAAGCTGTTAACGCAACAGAAGGTCAGGTCATTGGTTATGGTGATAAACAACAACATATAGGTTCAGATGCTCTTTTTTACTCTAGCAATGGAGGAAAAACGGAGTCCAACAAAAATGTATGGGGCGGCACAGAGCGACCATATTTAATGGTCAAAAACGATCCATATGATCCGCAAACTGCATGGAGTTTTAGTGTGAAAAAGCATCAAATAGACCTTACAAACTTAGATTTGACAAAAGCAGATACATGGTGGGCTAATACGAAGGAAGCCGAACAAACACAAGAAATTTCTAATATAAGAGCCTGGCTACAGTCAAATGGCTATACAGGCAAAGACATTAAAATTACCGCTGTCCCTATACTCACCCTTCAAGCACCAACAAGTAGCGGCAGGGTGAGTAAAGGAAGTATTACGATTGAATTTATGGTGAAAGAAAAGGGGAAAGCGCTACAACAAAGTGTAATATTAGAAGATGTAGCGGCTTCGAAAATTAGAGACATTATAGGCCTGAGCTTCATGAAAAGCTTTTTAATAGAAAAAGTAGATACTGCAAAGGATACGATTAACGTTTCAGGTAAAGGATTCGGCCATGGTGTCGGACTAAGCCAGTATGGCGCGAAAAAGGCTGGTGAACAGGGATATACGTATCGCGAGATTCTTGCATTCTATTATGAAGGGACAAGCTTAAAACAAGCTTATGAGCCAGAACCTGAGGAAGTAGAACCAGTAAAGCCGGAACCGGCACCTGTCATTCCAACGCCAATCCCAACACCAGTTCCGGATCCTGCACCTAAAGATGAAACAGCACCAACAATTAATAATATAAAAACGTATTACGATACTAAAACAAACCAAGTCAAATTAACCTTTGATACGAATGAAAAAGCGAATGTGACAGTGGAAGTTAAGGATGAAAAAGAGGATGTCGTCGCTTCTCTTGTTAAAGGGGACGAAAGGCCATCAGGATTGCAATTAGCCGTTTGGGATGCTTCAAGGGTAAGCAACGGTTCATACACCTTTGAAGTTAGAACGATTGATAGTAGTAATAATTCAAGTTCAGTATCTGTTCCATTTGCATTAACAAAACCTGACACAACGGCTCCAGTTATTAATAATACAAATACCTCATATGACTCAAAAACGAATAAGGTTTTTCTAAAGTATGAGACCAATGAAAAATCAAAGGTTACTGTTCAAGTAAAAGACACAAAAGGTAAAATCCTAGCTACTACGATCAATAATACAGAGAAAAATGCCGGTATCCAATGGACATCGTGGAATGTATCTAAGGTTTCGAACGGTAAGTACTCATTTGAAATTGCAACGATCGACAGTAATCAAAATAAAAGCTCAGCAACGGTTACATTTACATTAACAAAACCCGATACAACTTCACCTTCCATTAAGAATATAAAAACCTCATATGATTCAAAAACGAATAAAGTTGATTTGAAGTATGAGATTAACGAAAAGGCGAAGGTAACCGTTCAAGTAAAAGATGCAAAAGGCAAAACCGTGGCGACACTGACCAATAATACTAATAAAAATGCCGGTGTCCAAAGTGCATCCTGGGATGTATCAAAGGTTTCGAACGGAAAGTATACGTTTACCATTACAGCGATAGATCCAAGTAAGAACAAACGTGCAACTACGACTTCCTACACATTAAACAAACCGGCAGCGAAGAATATGACTGGTAGGGTCAATGCTACAAAGTTAAATGTCCGTTCCAAACCCTCCACATCAGGGAAAGTTCTTGGCTCTTTGAAGAAAAACCAAACTGTTACCGTCATTACTAATAGCAGTTCTTGGTACAAAATTAAGTACGGTAAGGAAACAGGTTATGTATATGGAAAATACTTAACGAATGTCCGATAA
- a CDS encoding glycerophosphodiester phosphodiesterase family protein: MILAHRGQWREYPENSLAAINEAIEDGAEIVEIDVQLTADGVPVLMHDTTVDRTTNGKGKVSDLTLAQIKSLRLKEGLGGKTAALTKHKIPTLKEVMLAVKDRAIVNLDKGWEIRDKMYEVLVKTDTVDHGLFKGSPNVEEAAEFMAKDPEILYMHIILDDSANTVGTFPGRQPVGYEIVFDDLADPQIQPEKVKQIKKNSRVLVNVMWYGLAAKYTDEASLRDVNLGWKAVTKLGVNMMQTDNIGAIDYWRNGGNMRNWEYDTGNRTVRVQAEDPLGGGQGTGYFDQDANRCNTADQDSIDVCEIDGAIAVSHNMDGEWAKYKVNIKKSGTYKISGRVSAASTPAGTINLDWAGETSGEIELKNTTHKRAFKLQNLEYRYLKKGTHVFTVKVTRPGSYNLDYIQFDLQD, from the coding sequence ATGATCCTGGCTCACCGGGGCCAATGGCGTGAATATCCCGAGAACTCGCTTGCAGCAATCAATGAGGCTATTGAAGATGGCGCCGAAATTGTAGAAATAGATGTCCAGCTAACGGCTGATGGTGTACCTGTATTAATGCACGATACGACCGTTGATCGTACTACCAATGGCAAGGGAAAGGTTTCTGACCTCACACTGGCTCAAATTAAGAGTCTTCGCCTTAAGGAAGGTCTCGGAGGTAAGACGGCAGCGCTCACCAAGCACAAAATTCCAACGCTTAAAGAGGTCATGCTTGCAGTAAAGGACCGTGCAATCGTAAACCTGGATAAGGGCTGGGAGATCCGGGATAAAATGTACGAGGTTCTCGTTAAAACCGACACAGTAGATCACGGTCTGTTTAAAGGCAGCCCAAATGTTGAAGAAGCAGCCGAATTCATGGCAAAAGATCCAGAAATCCTATATATGCACATTATCCTTGATGACAGCGCCAACACTGTAGGAACGTTCCCGGGCCGTCAGCCGGTCGGTTATGAAATTGTCTTTGATGATCTTGCAGATCCGCAGATTCAGCCAGAGAAGGTGAAACAAATCAAGAAAAATAGCAGGGTCTTAGTGAATGTAATGTGGTATGGCCTTGCTGCAAAATACACAGATGAGGCTTCACTAAGAGATGTAAATCTTGGATGGAAAGCAGTAACAAAGCTTGGAGTTAATATGATGCAAACTGACAATATTGGAGCTATTGATTACTGGCGTAATGGAGGCAACATGCGAAACTGGGAGTACGATACCGGAAACCGTACAGTTCGGGTTCAAGCTGAGGACCCTCTTGGCGGCGGACAAGGTACCGGATATTTTGATCAGGACGCCAACCGCTGTAATACAGCCGATCAAGATTCAATTGATGTTTGCGAAATCGATGGAGCTATTGCTGTAAGCCATAACATGGATGGCGAGTGGGCGAAATACAAAGTGAATATTAAGAAGTCAGGAACATATAAAATCTCCGGCAGAGTTTCTGCAGCATCTACCCCGGCTGGCACCATCAACTTGGATTGGGCTGGCGAAACAAGCGGGGAGATCGAGCTGAAAAATACAACTCATAAACGTGCATTCAAACTTCAGAATTTGGAGTACCGCTACCTAAAAAAAGGTACTCACGTATTTACAGTAAAGGTCACAAGGCCAGGTTCCTACAACCTTGATTATATTCAGTTTGATTTGCAGGATTAA
- a CDS encoding Ger(x)C family spore germination protein, whose protein sequence is MKQPHSKIRPLFISLSVLLFVSLTGCWSSHEIEEQSLGIGLAFDKGLKSKIEKELSKKGEGYTKKDLITSTFQIITPQVASSTTKQSGPSQKSYINISQTGDSVLQMIREFSLEREQALTSHHMKVIVISESLAKSYDLEQLLDENLRDNDFRPSCVVLISKGRAKSTLETKTAGEIPAFRLVGILDNTFRTSRILPPMPLFKLESKLHSESSFLLQNVDSVSGEVKFAGASVIDGKTHKMKGFLNEEELEGVTWITGKGKGGVVKSFDKKTGQLMVYEVETMKSTIKPRVKGNNISFDVNIESEGRLAENWVVSGDPFKNEFLNKAEKSAEKEVKRLVRNSLEKMQKEYRVDVAGFGNRLRIENPKLWMKVKKDWDQTFSEIPINYNVKLTIKDYGTSGGTKK, encoded by the coding sequence ATGAAACAACCACATAGCAAAATACGGCCCCTCTTCATTTCCCTCTCCGTTCTTTTGTTCGTATCCCTTACAGGATGTTGGAGCAGTCATGAAATTGAAGAGCAAAGTTTAGGCATAGGTTTGGCATTTGATAAAGGCTTGAAGTCCAAAATTGAAAAAGAGTTAAGCAAAAAAGGGGAGGGTTATACAAAAAAGGACCTGATTACCTCAACCTTTCAAATCATCACTCCACAAGTAGCAAGTTCCACCACAAAACAATCAGGACCCTCACAAAAATCTTATATTAATATTTCTCAAACTGGGGATTCCGTCCTTCAAATGATTCGTGAATTTTCATTAGAAAGGGAACAGGCATTAACCAGTCACCACATGAAAGTGATTGTTATCAGTGAAAGTCTTGCAAAATCGTATGATTTGGAACAATTACTCGATGAAAATCTTCGTGATAACGATTTTAGACCAAGCTGTGTTGTGCTCATTAGTAAAGGAAGAGCAAAGAGCACACTGGAAACAAAGACAGCAGGAGAAATTCCAGCGTTTCGGCTGGTTGGCATTTTAGATAATACCTTTCGAACATCGAGGATTTTGCCTCCTATGCCGCTTTTTAAATTAGAGAGCAAGCTTCATTCAGAATCCAGTTTTTTGCTGCAAAATGTAGACTCAGTTAGTGGGGAAGTCAAATTTGCGGGAGCTTCCGTGATCGATGGAAAAACACATAAAATGAAGGGCTTTTTGAATGAGGAAGAACTAGAAGGCGTAACATGGATTACAGGAAAGGGTAAAGGCGGTGTTGTAAAGAGCTTTGATAAGAAGACTGGTCAGCTGATGGTGTATGAAGTGGAGACCATGAAAAGCACTATTAAACCTCGAGTTAAAGGAAACAACATATCTTTTGATGTAAACATTGAATCAGAGGGAAGGCTAGCCGAAAATTGGGTGGTTTCGGGAGATCCCTTTAAAAATGAATTTCTAAATAAAGCGGAAAAATCAGCGGAAAAAGAAGTGAAACGCTTGGTAAGGAATTCATTAGAAAAAATGCAAAAAGAATATCGAGTGGACGTCGCTGGCTTCGGAAATCGCTTGAGAATCGAGAACCCCAAATTATGGATGAAGGTCAAAAAGGATTGGGACCAAACATTTAGTGAAATCCCCATCAACTACAATGTAAAATTAACAATTAAAGATTATGGAACATCAGGAGGAACAAAAAAGTGA
- a CDS encoding spore germination protein, whose product MNLSPKDQITTPQVAVIVINFILGTGLLTLPRAATEKVHTPDIWISVILGGIIAIIAGVIIVKLSQQFPEKTFYQYSNEIVGKWLGRLLSIALIGYFLITCGFQLRSMAEVIKYLLLEGTPTWAISMIFMWVSLYLVIGGINSIARLFEIILPLTVILFLVVAFMSIKIFEIDNLRPVLGEGIIPVLKGVKTTALAFTGPEVMLLLIPFMNQPKKAVKALIVGVLIPLVFYVITVIMVIGALSVEGVVTRTWPTLDLIRSFEISGLIFERFESLLLVVWIMQIFATFTITYYAAALGFAQLSKKNIHPFMVALLPVLYIISMIPKNMNDIFKLGDFVGNYALYLFGLLPLLLLIIQKVKGGKYETTT is encoded by the coding sequence ATGAATCTTAGTCCGAAAGACCAAATTACAACTCCTCAAGTAGCGGTCATAGTCATAAACTTTATACTTGGTACAGGATTACTCACCTTACCCAGAGCAGCCACGGAGAAGGTACATACACCAGATATATGGATAAGCGTTATTTTAGGGGGGATAATCGCCATAATCGCGGGGGTGATCATCGTCAAATTAAGCCAACAGTTTCCCGAAAAAACCTTTTATCAATACAGCAATGAAATTGTGGGAAAATGGTTAGGTAGATTACTCAGTATAGCTTTAATAGGTTATTTCCTTATTACTTGCGGGTTTCAGCTCCGTTCTATGGCGGAAGTAATAAAGTATTTGCTTCTTGAAGGCACTCCTACATGGGCAATTTCGATGATTTTCATGTGGGTAAGTCTCTATCTGGTCATTGGCGGCATTAACTCGATTGCCCGTCTTTTTGAAATTATATTACCTTTGACGGTTATCCTTTTTTTGGTCGTTGCCTTCATGAGCATTAAAATATTTGAGATTGATAATCTGCGTCCGGTATTAGGGGAAGGAATCATCCCTGTACTAAAAGGAGTAAAAACGACGGCTCTAGCTTTTACAGGACCTGAAGTCATGTTACTGCTTATTCCATTTATGAATCAGCCCAAAAAAGCAGTAAAGGCCCTTATTGTTGGAGTTTTGATTCCATTGGTTTTTTACGTGATAACGGTCATAATGGTTATCGGAGCATTATCTGTTGAAGGAGTGGTCACAAGAACATGGCCGACACTTGATCTTATACGCAGTTTTGAGATCTCCGGTTTGATCTTTGAACGGTTTGAATCTTTATTGCTTGTGGTATGGATCATGCAAATATTTGCCACATTCACCATCACATACTATGCTGCTGCTTTAGGGTTTGCTCAACTTTCAAAAAAGAACATTCACCCTTTTATGGTTGCCCTGCTTCCGGTTTTATACATCATTTCCATGATTCCAAAAAATATGAATGACATCTTTAAACTTGGAGATTTCGTCGGCAATTACGCATTGTATTTATTTGGTTTACTCCCGCTTCTCCTCCTTATTATTCAAAAAGTAAAGGGAGGAAAATATGAAACAACCACATAG